One Methanoculleus sp. 7T genomic window carries:
- a CDS encoding flavodoxin domain-containing protein, with translation MADTILVAYASRYGSTAEVAEAIGDELRKTGVAVDVRPVDEVGDLAPYRAVVIGSPIYMGKWLPEPQVFIERHQQHLRSIPVAYFAVGLTVDAENPDLLRKAEASMDQVRMLVKPVEIGLFRGRLENSRLSLTDRTIIKLIRPKTGDFRDWGAVRAWAQALRAKIARA, from the coding sequence ATGGCAGATACGATTCTTGTTGCCTACGCCAGCCGCTACGGCTCGACCGCAGAGGTGGCGGAGGCGATCGGCGACGAACTCCGAAAGACCGGCGTTGCGGTCGACGTTCGGCCGGTCGACGAAGTCGGCGACCTCGCCCCGTACCGGGCGGTCGTCATCGGGAGCCCGATCTACATGGGAAAATGGCTCCCGGAACCGCAGGTCTTCATCGAGCGGCACCAACAGCACCTGCGCAGCATTCCCGTCGCTTACTTTGCCGTGGGGCTCACGGTCGATGCAGAGAACCCCGACCTTCTCCGGAAGGCGGAGGCGTCTATGGACCAGGTCCGGATGCTCGTAAAACCCGTCGAGATCGGCCTCTTCCGAGGGAGGCTGGAGAACAGCCGCTTATCCCTCACGGACCGGACGATCATCAAGCTCATCCGGCCGAAGACGGGAGACTTCCGGGACTGGGGAGCCGTCCGCGCTTGGGCGCAGGCCCTCCGCGCGAAGATCGCCCGGGCGTGA
- a CDS encoding polyprenyl synthetase family protein — translation MTTLEEYLEKNADRIDKVINRYFGDVHGDLFRASAHLLLAGGKRLRPAVVILAADAVKRGSSDDLLPAALALELTHNFTLIHDDIMDGDVTRRGVPTVHTVWDEPTAILAGDVLYAQAFEFICLSDADDAAKVRATKMLARTCAEICEGQSMDMAFETRDDVSEPEYLEMVGKKTGVLYGASAAIGGILAGANPVQADALYQFGVNSGIAFQIQDDLIDLCASSEKSGKDRASDIREGKQTLIAIKAREKGIDLAPYRRDLTDAEIDDLIARLKDAGVIDEVRATAVARAAVAKEALSILPPSEEKRLLAEIADFFINRGF, via the coding sequence ATGACGACGCTTGAAGAGTATCTGGAGAAGAATGCCGATCGGATCGACAAGGTGATCAACCGCTACTTCGGAGACGTCCACGGCGACCTCTTCCGGGCGAGCGCCCACCTGCTGCTTGCAGGCGGCAAAAGGCTCCGCCCGGCGGTCGTCATACTTGCCGCGGACGCGGTGAAGAGGGGAAGTTCGGACGACCTGCTCCCGGCGGCACTCGCACTTGAACTGACGCATAACTTCACCCTCATCCATGACGATATCATGGATGGGGATGTCACCCGGCGCGGCGTCCCGACGGTGCATACGGTCTGGGACGAACCGACGGCGATCCTTGCCGGCGATGTCCTGTATGCGCAGGCCTTTGAGTTCATCTGCCTCTCGGATGCGGATGACGCCGCAAAAGTTCGGGCGACGAAGATGCTCGCCCGGACGTGCGCCGAGATCTGCGAGGGGCAGAGCATGGATATGGCGTTTGAGACGCGGGACGACGTCTCGGAGCCGGAGTATCTGGAGATGGTCGGCAAGAAGACCGGCGTGCTCTACGGTGCGTCCGCCGCCATCGGCGGGATTCTTGCGGGTGCAAATCCGGTCCAGGCCGACGCCCTCTACCAGTTCGGCGTGAACAGCGGCATCGCGTTCCAGATACAGGACGATCTCATCGACCTCTGCGCGAGTAGCGAGAAGAGCGGCAAGGACCGTGCTTCGGATATCAGGGAGGGGAAGCAGACCCTGATCGCGATCAAGGCGCGGGAGAAGGGGATCGACCTCGCCCCATACCGCCGGGATCTCACGGATGCGGAGATCGACGACCTGATCGCCCGGCTCAAGGACGCAGGCGTCATCGACGAGGTCAGGGCTACCGCCGTCGCGCGGGCGGCCGTGGCGAAGGAAGCGCTCTCGATCCTCCCGCCCTCGGAGGAGAAGCGTCTGCTTGCTGAGATTGCGGATTTCTTCATAAACAGAGGTTTCTGA
- the fni gene encoding type 2 isopentenyl-diphosphate Delta-isomerase → MTGETITSSRKRDHLVICCEKPIEAGNAGFGDVRLVHNALPECNMDAIETKTRFLGATLGSPLFIAAMTGGHPDTLEVNRRLARAAERYNLGMGVGSQRAALEKPELEDSFVVVREEAPHAFLCANLGIIQLRDHGIEWAERAVEMIDAQAIAIHVNSLQEAIQPEGDHNAEGSLDALRNLCEEFSYPVIVKETGSGISAGTARKIWGAGASAIDIGGYGGTSWAKIECLRAKDLELADLGEAFLSWGIPTVVSLCEVRTTGSPIIATGGLRSGIDIAKAVALGADLGGMALPLLKPAMESDDALFAAVEAIHRELETAMFLTGSRTIRDLGGARTYITGLTREMIENSD, encoded by the coding sequence ATGACCGGAGAGACCATAACGTCGTCACGGAAACGAGATCACCTCGTTATCTGTTGTGAAAAACCCATTGAGGCCGGCAACGCCGGATTCGGGGATGTGCGGCTGGTCCATAACGCCCTCCCGGAGTGCAACATGGACGCGATCGAGACCAAGACGCGGTTCCTCGGCGCAACACTCGGGTCCCCCCTCTTCATTGCAGCGATGACCGGAGGACATCCTGACACCCTCGAGGTGAACCGGCGGCTCGCACGTGCCGCCGAACGCTACAACCTCGGTATGGGTGTCGGTTCTCAGCGAGCGGCATTGGAAAAGCCCGAACTGGAGGATAGCTTCGTCGTCGTGCGAGAGGAGGCACCGCATGCCTTCCTCTGTGCGAACCTAGGCATCATCCAACTCCGCGACCACGGCATCGAGTGGGCGGAGCGGGCAGTCGAGATGATCGATGCGCAGGCGATCGCCATCCACGTCAATTCGCTTCAGGAAGCGATTCAGCCGGAAGGCGATCATAACGCAGAGGGGAGCCTCGATGCGCTCCGCAACCTCTGTGAAGAGTTCTCCTATCCGGTCATCGTGAAGGAGACAGGCTCCGGCATATCCGCCGGAACCGCTAGGAAGATCTGGGGAGCAGGAGCGAGCGCCATCGATATCGGCGGCTATGGAGGTACGTCCTGGGCAAAGATAGAATGCCTTCGGGCGAAAGACCTCGAGTTAGCCGATCTCGGGGAGGCGTTTCTCTCCTGGGGCATACCGACGGTGGTAAGCCTCTGCGAAGTGCGGACGACAGGAAGCCCGATTATTGCAACGGGCGGACTGCGCTCAGGAATCGATATCGCGAAAGCTGTCGCGCTCGGGGCGGATCTCGGGGGCATGGCGCTCCCCCTCCTAAAACCGGCAATGGAGAGCGATGACGCGCTCTTTGCGGCCGTTGAGGCGATACACCGCGAGCTCGAGACGGCGATGTTCCTGACGGGATCTCGGACGATACGGGACCTCGGAGGCGCACGGACGTATATAACCGGACTAACCCGAGAGATGATTGAAAACAGCGACTAA
- a CDS encoding isopentenyl phosphate kinase, with protein MTETVILKLGGSVITDKSGECAIDHARLHEIAGQLAVRRGLGLVLVHGAGSCGHPEARRYRINDGLASENVPGVYHTHTAVSRLNAAVVDALRDAGVEAIGIHPLDLALAEDGRLASFETRHIAEMIGHGIVPVLHGDVVMDRLKGACIVSGDQLVTRLAADLGGRRVGLATDVAGVLQNGAVVPRIDRDIVRRLDIGGSTNTDVTGGMQGKIAELLALADAGIDSHIFHISKIGRFLDGTEHGGTVVTRRGGP; from the coding sequence ATGACTGAGACCGTGATACTGAAACTGGGAGGCAGCGTGATCACCGACAAGTCGGGGGAATGCGCCATCGATCACGCCCGCCTGCACGAGATTGCAGGCCAGCTCGCCGTACGGAGAGGTTTGGGCCTCGTGCTTGTCCACGGTGCGGGGTCGTGCGGACACCCGGAGGCCCGGCGCTACCGGATCAACGACGGTCTCGCTTCCGAGAACGTCCCGGGGGTCTATCATACCCATACCGCCGTCTCGCGCCTGAACGCTGCGGTCGTCGACGCCCTGCGGGATGCAGGCGTCGAGGCGATCGGCATCCACCCCCTCGACTTGGCTCTCGCCGAAGACGGACGTTTGGCCTCGTTCGAGACCCGCCATATCGCCGAAATGATTGGACACGGCATTGTGCCCGTGCTGCACGGCGATGTGGTGATGGACCGTCTGAAGGGAGCCTGCATCGTGTCGGGCGACCAGCTGGTGACCCGGCTTGCCGCCGATCTCGGCGGCAGACGTGTGGGGCTCGCAACCGATGTTGCCGGGGTGCTGCAGAACGGAGCGGTTGTCCCACGCATCGACCGGGATATCGTGAGAAGACTCGATATCGGCGGATCGACAAACACCGACGTGACCGGAGGCATGCAAGGAAAGATCGCAGAACTCCTGGCGCTCGCCGACGCCGGCATCGATTCGCATATCTTCCACATCTCGAAGATCGGCCGGTTTCTGGACGGGACGGAGCATGGCGGGACAGTCGTAACCAGAAGGGGCGGACCATGA
- the mvk gene encoding mevalonate kinase, with protein sequence MATWSAPGKVFLFGEHAVVYGKPGVAMAIKPRVFVTVRKSRNPTRPKSPYIDECFKRMGVRGSVYVHSQLQSSSGLGSSAAVTVATLCAINDEFDLGRTREDIAEMAFSIEKKVQKGRASPTDTYVSTNGGMVLITGNSKRRLPPQGLQIVVGNTLVPHSTAKMVELVGNLQRKHPEIANPILDAIGAVTLAALHNINRPRELGQCMDMNNALLEALGVGHPTSSKLVLAARASGAYGAKITGAGGGGSIIALCPRRAKSRVAGAIEACEGKAIITTIDTDGARKEKHD encoded by the coding sequence TTGGCAACATGGAGCGCGCCGGGCAAGGTCTTCCTATTCGGCGAGCATGCGGTGGTCTACGGGAAGCCGGGGGTAGCGATGGCGATAAAGCCCCGCGTCTTTGTCACGGTGAGGAAATCCCGGAACCCGACGCGGCCTAAGTCCCCATACATCGACGAGTGTTTCAAACGGATGGGTGTCCGCGGTAGCGTCTACGTCCATTCTCAACTCCAGAGTTCGTCGGGACTCGGATCGTCGGCTGCAGTGACGGTGGCGACCCTCTGTGCGATCAACGACGAGTTCGATCTCGGGCGCACCCGTGAGGATATCGCGGAGATGGCGTTCTCCATCGAGAAGAAGGTCCAGAAAGGAAGGGCAAGCCCCACCGACACCTACGTCTCCACCAACGGAGGGATGGTTCTCATCACCGGGAACTCCAAACGGAGACTTCCGCCGCAAGGCCTGCAGATCGTCGTGGGGAACACCTTGGTGCCGCACAGCACCGCAAAGATGGTAGAACTCGTCGGGAACCTGCAGAGGAAGCACCCGGAGATTGCAAACCCGATACTGGACGCCATCGGGGCCGTGACGCTTGCCGCCCTCCATAACATCAACCGCCCGCGGGAACTGGGGCAATGCATGGACATGAACAACGCTCTCCTTGAGGCGCTCGGTGTGGGGCACCCCACGAGCAGCAAACTCGTGCTTGCCGCGAGAGCCAGCGGCGCGTACGGCGCGAAGATCACCGGGGCGGGAGGCGGCGGGAGCATCATCGCCCTCTGCCCGCGGCGCGCAAAGAGCCGGGTTGCCGGAGCCATCGAGGCCTGCGAGGGAAAAGCGATCATCACCACCATAGACACAGACGGCGCGAGAAAAGAGAAGCATGACTGA
- a CDS encoding tetratricopeptide repeat protein: MTIRQEGAGAWYHRGQAFCTTRKFDKAIVCYDKALELSPDDSVIWRRKGFALLKIGRYDEAAACFDRALDLDPDDATAWQRKGYALAHLGAHADAVACCDKALTLAPKHLLAWQCRGWLLEAMCRYDEAVDCYEAVLAIDPDRRSAAWHRERMRERRDLEALASEIREAERFVEVPACIREVVTERDYGNVGLARAVLRELVERAETAAVHRPG; the protein is encoded by the coding sequence ATGACGATCAGACAAGAGGGTGCCGGAGCATGGTATCACCGAGGGCAGGCCTTCTGCACCACAAGGAAGTTCGATAAGGCGATCGTCTGCTACGACAAGGCCCTTGAACTCTCCCCCGACGACTCCGTCATATGGAGGCGAAAGGGCTTTGCTCTCCTCAAGATCGGCCGCTACGACGAGGCGGCCGCCTGTTTCGATCGAGCACTCGATCTGGATCCGGATGACGCGACCGCCTGGCAGCGCAAGGGCTACGCTCTTGCTCATCTCGGGGCGCACGCCGACGCCGTCGCCTGCTGCGATAAGGCGCTCACGCTGGCTCCGAAGCATCTCCTTGCCTGGCAGTGCCGGGGGTGGCTGCTTGAGGCCATGTGCAGGTACGACGAGGCGGTTGACTGCTATGAGGCGGTCCTTGCGATCGACCCCGACCGCAGGTCCGCAGCCTGGCACCGGGAGCGGATGCGTGAGAGAAGGGATCTTGAAGCGCTCGCATCCGAGATCCGGGAGGCGGAGCGGTTCGTCGAGGTGCCGGCCTGCATCCGTGAAGTCGTCACGGAGCGGGACTACGGCAACGTCGGGCTTGCGCGGGCGGTGCTCCGTGAACTGGTCGAGAGAGCGGAGACGGCGGCGGTTCACCGGCCGGGATGA
- a CDS encoding RNase J family beta-CASP ribonuclease encodes MDIEIIAVGGYNEVGRNMTAVRCGKEIVIFDMGLRLDQVMIHEDADIENMHSLDLIEMKAIPDDTIMNAVEGSVKAIVCSHGHLDHIGAIPKLAHRYNAPIISTPYTSELIRQQIAGEQKFGVNNKLFALKTGQRYTISPHLTLEFVRSQHSIIDTVFPVLHTPRGAIVYANDFKLDRTPVLGEPPDFARLRQLGKEGVVALIVESTNIGEKGRCPSEKIARDLVRDTITSYEDDKSAMFVSTFSSHISRVKTIAECAHEIGRKPVLLGRSMERYSSAAEQLKLVGFPETLSMFGNRRTVDRTLRRIMKTGKDKFLPIVTGHQGESGAILTRIVMGDTPFKLEKGDKILFSAKVIPNPMNYGQRYLVEARAKMAGVRIFDELHVSGHAYKEDHYEFLHLLNPQHVIPAHGDINMTGDYAKFAEEIGYTLGNDLHLLRNGQKVLIK; translated from the coding sequence ATGGATATTGAGATCATAGCAGTGGGCGGGTATAACGAAGTCGGCAGAAATATGACTGCCGTCCGCTGCGGAAAAGAGATTGTCATCTTTGATATGGGCCTGCGTCTCGACCAGGTGATGATCCACGAGGATGCTGATATTGAGAACATGCATTCTCTGGACCTGATCGAGATGAAAGCCATTCCTGATGATACCATCATGAATGCGGTAGAGGGGAGTGTCAAGGCGATCGTCTGTTCGCACGGGCATCTGGACCACATCGGTGCGATACCCAAACTTGCGCACCGCTACAACGCTCCGATCATCAGCACCCCCTACACCTCGGAACTGATCAGGCAGCAGATTGCAGGCGAACAGAAGTTCGGAGTGAACAATAAACTCTTCGCCCTGAAGACCGGACAGCGCTACACGATCTCTCCGCACCTCACGCTCGAGTTCGTGCGGAGCCAGCACTCGATCATCGATACCGTCTTCCCGGTCCTGCACACGCCGCGGGGCGCAATCGTCTACGCAAACGATTTCAAACTGGACCGGACGCCGGTGCTCGGGGAGCCGCCGGACTTCGCCAGGCTGCGACAGCTCGGGAAGGAAGGGGTGGTCGCCCTGATCGTCGAGAGCACGAATATCGGCGAGAAAGGGCGATGTCCAAGCGAGAAGATCGCTCGGGACTTGGTCAGGGACACCATCACGAGTTACGAGGACGACAAGAGCGCCATGTTTGTCTCGACGTTCTCGTCGCACATCTCCCGTGTCAAGACCATCGCCGAGTGCGCCCATGAGATCGGCAGAAAACCGGTCCTGCTCGGACGGTCGATGGAGCGCTACAGCTCGGCGGCCGAGCAGTTGAAACTGGTCGGGTTCCCCGAGACGCTCTCGATGTTCGGCAACCGCCGGACCGTCGACCGGACGCTGCGGCGGATCATGAAGACCGGGAAGGATAAGTTCCTCCCGATCGTCACCGGCCACCAGGGAGAATCGGGCGCCATCCTGACGAGGATCGTGATGGGGGATACCCCGTTCAAACTGGAGAAGGGCGACAAGATCCTCTTCTCCGCGAAGGTGATCCCGAACCCGATGAACTACGGGCAGCGTTATCTGGTCGAGGCCCGTGCCAAGATGGCGGGCGTGCGGATCTTCGACGAACTGCACGTCTCCGGCCACGCCTACAAGGAGGACCACTACGAGTTCCTGCACCTCTTAAACCCCCAGCATGTCATCCCGGCTCACGGCGACATCAACATGACCGGCGACTACGCGAAGTTCGCGGAGGAGATCGGCTATACCCTCGGGAACGACCTCCATCTCCTGCGGAACGGGCAGAAGGTGCTGATAAAGTAG
- a CDS encoding MBL fold metallo-hydrolase: MNKYSFVARMPDEPGALHRAAEIIKSYSGNINRIQYDRRIDPATVFFEVTAAPETYCRMKEDLHAIGYLQESLPTLGFLKFSVHLPHQPGSLFELLTYITGAGANIAYIDFDDRRCDPGRVTVSLNVEETAIVESLLDRLKSLYPLEILEYDTTGERLDDTVFYVRFAQAVRGLVGTAEDEFLLSLLQDINHIVQELNSLGQNPKEVFECILLTGRTLRDTTGDRFYADVQRIPISDAVEVFCFQMPGGGNIFLLRTPDETVMVDTGYGIYHQDVVQMFQHYGLGDLQKIRRIYITHADADHCGAGGLFDAEAYMHTGSQEIIRRANRAYGSRSESSILEEVYTTVINLFSHFAPPESPELFPAEKLGMRSIFPILARVKVHDLEFEVLESLGGHLHGQVYLFCPGHGIIFTGDTLINFGSLDEGRKRYNSLADFLVTSVNVDSDCARRERKALLEMIAGLDEELAPTGRRCLVACGHGAVSVLSDGRLEAAAPAERYRAKE; the protein is encoded by the coding sequence GTGAATAAATACTCCTTTGTCGCTAGAATGCCCGACGAACCGGGCGCGCTCCACCGCGCGGCCGAGATCATCAAGTCCTATTCGGGCAACATCAACCGCATCCAGTACGACCGCAGGATCGACCCCGCCACGGTCTTCTTCGAGGTAACAGCCGCACCGGAGACCTACTGCCGGATGAAGGAAGACCTCCATGCAATCGGCTACCTCCAGGAATCGCTGCCCACGCTCGGGTTTCTCAAGTTCTCGGTACACCTCCCCCACCAGCCCGGCTCCCTCTTCGAACTCCTCACCTACATCACGGGGGCAGGAGCAAACATCGCCTACATCGACTTCGACGACCGGCGGTGCGACCCCGGGCGGGTCACGGTCAGCCTGAACGTCGAAGAGACCGCAATCGTGGAGAGCCTGCTCGACCGGCTGAAATCGCTGTACCCCCTCGAGATCCTCGAATACGACACGACCGGCGAACGGCTCGACGACACCGTCTTCTACGTCAGGTTCGCCCAAGCGGTGCGGGGGCTTGTCGGAACGGCCGAGGACGAGTTCCTGCTCTCCCTCCTCCAGGACATCAACCACATCGTCCAAGAACTCAACAGTCTCGGCCAGAACCCAAAAGAGGTCTTCGAATGCATCCTGCTCACCGGGAGGACGCTCCGGGATACTACCGGGGACCGGTTTTACGCGGATGTCCAGCGCATCCCGATCAGCGACGCCGTCGAGGTCTTCTGCTTTCAGATGCCGGGCGGCGGGAACATCTTCCTGCTCCGAACCCCCGACGAGACCGTCATGGTCGATACCGGCTACGGGATCTACCACCAGGACGTCGTGCAGATGTTCCAGCACTACGGCCTCGGGGATCTCCAAAAGATCAGGAGGATCTACATCACCCACGCCGACGCGGACCACTGCGGGGCGGGCGGGCTCTTCGATGCAGAGGCCTATATGCACACCGGTTCGCAGGAGATCATCCGCCGGGCGAACCGGGCCTACGGCTCGCGCAGCGAGTCCTCGATCCTCGAGGAGGTCTACACGACCGTCATCAACCTCTTCTCGCACTTCGCCCCGCCGGAGAGCCCGGAACTCTTTCCGGCCGAGAAACTCGGCATGCGCTCGATCTTCCCCATCCTCGCCCGCGTTAAGGTCCACGACCTTGAGTTCGAGGTCCTCGAATCCCTGGGCGGGCACCTGCACGGCCAGGTCTACCTCTTCTGCCCGGGTCACGGCATCATCTTTACCGGGGATACCCTGATCAACTTCGGGAGCCTTGATGAAGGCCGAAAACGCTACAACTCGCTGGCCGACTTTCTGGTGACGTCGGTCAACGTCGACAGCGACTGCGCACGCCGGGAACGCAAAGCGCTGCTTGAGATGATCGCGGGCTTGGATGAGGAACTTGCCCCGACCGGCCGGCGATGCCTGGTCGCATGCGGCCACGGCGCCGTCTCGGTCCTCTCGGACGGAAGGCTGGAAGCGGCCGCTCCAGCGGAGCGTTACCGGGCAAAAGAGTAG
- a CDS encoding glutamate--tRNA ligase: protein MDADIEHLLFIYALQNAVKHDSTPKSGAVIGTVLGKHPEFRSRARELGPLAGKVIAKVAAMSQAERKSLLEEIAPELIAELTETHERSRELPALEGAENGVVMRFAPNPSGPLHLGHARASVLNDYYVKRYGGRYVLRIEDTDPRRVDPEAYDMVREDIEWLGLGITDIVYQSDRLDIYYDWCRKLIELGGAYVCVCDAERFRELKLKGKACPCRNQTVEENLELWQRMLDGEFYEGDATVRVKTDLAHPDPAMRDYSAMRIVNTPIHPRVDATVFPLMNFSVAVDDHLLGITHVIRGKDHIANTGRQRYIFDYFGWKPPVYRHYGRMGISGVVLSTSSMREGIRSGVYTGWDDVHLGTMRAIARRGIEPEAVRNAMIDIGIGETDITFSWENLYARNKEIVDPKANRYFFVPDPIEVVVEGAPRHEARAALHPNDPSRGVRTLATVGRVLLPKADIEGRSMVRLKDLYNVRIAWDGDEPRLSYAGDSLEDARHEKAPIIQWLPADTKLPCLLHRQEGDVEGFCEPLVAGEVDRVVQFERIGFARVDSVTDGRVDAFFAHR from the coding sequence ATGGACGCCGATATCGAGCATCTCCTCTTCATCTACGCCTTACAGAATGCAGTGAAGCACGACAGCACCCCGAAGAGCGGGGCGGTCATCGGCACGGTGCTCGGGAAGCACCCCGAGTTCCGGAGCCGGGCGCGGGAACTCGGGCCTCTTGCGGGGAAGGTCATCGCGAAAGTGGCGGCGATGAGCCAGGCCGAGCGGAAGAGCCTTCTCGAAGAGATCGCCCCCGAACTCATCGCCGAACTCACCGAGACCCACGAGCGGTCACGGGAACTCCCCGCCCTCGAGGGTGCGGAGAACGGCGTGGTGATGCGGTTTGCGCCGAACCCGAGCGGGCCGCTACACCTCGGGCACGCACGGGCCTCCGTCCTGAACGACTACTATGTCAAGCGGTATGGAGGCCGGTATGTCCTCCGTATCGAGGATACCGACCCTAGAAGGGTCGACCCCGAGGCATACGATATGGTGCGGGAGGATATCGAGTGGCTGGGGCTTGGGATCACCGATATCGTCTACCAGAGCGACCGGCTCGATATCTACTACGATTGGTGCAGGAAACTCATCGAACTCGGCGGCGCGTATGTCTGCGTCTGTGACGCCGAGCGCTTCCGGGAACTGAAACTCAAGGGGAAGGCGTGCCCCTGCCGCAACCAGACGGTGGAGGAGAACCTGGAACTCTGGCAGCGGATGCTTGACGGGGAGTTCTACGAGGGCGACGCAACCGTGCGGGTGAAGACGGATCTCGCCCACCCGGACCCGGCGATGCGGGACTACTCGGCGATGCGGATCGTGAACACGCCCATCCACCCAAGAGTGGACGCCACGGTCTTTCCGCTGATGAACTTCTCGGTCGCGGTGGACGACCACCTGCTCGGGATCACTCACGTCATCCGCGGGAAGGACCACATCGCAAACACAGGGCGGCAGCGCTACATCTTCGACTATTTCGGCTGGAAGCCTCCGGTCTACCGCCATTACGGCCGGATGGGGATATCGGGCGTCGTCCTCTCGACGTCGAGCATGCGGGAGGGGATCAGGAGCGGCGTCTACACCGGGTGGGACGATGTCCACCTTGGGACGATGCGGGCGATCGCACGCCGAGGCATCGAGCCAGAGGCGGTCAGGAACGCCATGATCGATATCGGGATCGGCGAGACCGACATCACGTTCTCATGGGAGAACCTCTATGCCCGGAACAAAGAGATCGTCGACCCGAAGGCGAACCGCTACTTCTTCGTACCCGACCCGATCGAGGTCGTCGTTGAAGGCGCTCCCCGCCACGAGGCCCGGGCGGCCCTCCACCCGAACGACCCCTCCCGGGGGGTTCGCACCCTCGCAACCGTTGGGAGAGTCCTCCTCCCGAAAGCGGACATCGAGGGGCGGAGCATGGTCCGGTTAAAGGACCTCTACAACGTCAGGATCGCATGGGACGGGGATGAGCCGCGTCTCTCTTACGCCGGCGACTCGCTCGAGGACGCCCGGCACGAGAAGGCGCCGATCATCCAGTGGCTGCCGGCCGATACGAAGCTCCCCTGCCTCCTCCACCGGCAGGAGGGGGACGTCGAGGGGTTCTGCGAACCGCTGGTCGCCGGAGAGGTGGACCGCGTCGTCCAGTTCGAGCGGATCGGGTTTGCGAGAGTAGACTCGGTGACCGACGGCCGGGTGGATGCGTTCTTTGCGCACCGGTAA
- a CDS encoding WD40 repeat domain-containing protein, protein MTQIWDYPGPITKINHKNGSKPSGAHKIGRVLACLIMLCLVTGIGQAYSLDDAADTSKGVQITTRLYLCAGDENGGSSRGSGGGDSPTAALLWTYAFPDAVTTIGMPTDGSAVAFGTAGGEIGLLNSSGTLLWTHQSGAPVTGVGITAGGSTIAAGAGDRVMMLDAGGRVLWSMGAGSKVLGVGISPDGKYCVAGTEAGDVLLINSRGGLLRKISLGSAVTAVAVGSDGAFVAAGTDDGSIHLLNFRGDVLWTYDAGSAVQSVSIADGGSAVAGTAGSKVFLLDNAGEGGPVWMSDGPICTVRLDPHGSVIGAGTDGGYAHLLSSAGARIWEYGKVRSPEGENSAVTAVAFSSPADYLAVGSDNGNVYYFSFSSRTPPTVLPEPQTVAPEPAQTATAVLREQAASRAAAAAEGMTPQEAPGFSAAVGLGAVAIVAALRRKN, encoded by the coding sequence ATGACCCAGATCTGGGATTATCCGGGCCCAATAACTAAAATTAACCACAAAAACGGCTCCAAACCGTCAGGGGCCCATAAGATTGGGAGGGTTCTCGCATGCCTCATCATGCTCTGCCTCGTCACCGGGATAGGGCAGGCGTACAGCCTCGACGATGCCGCCGATACGTCGAAAGGAGTACAGATCACGACGAGGCTCTACCTCTGCGCCGGAGATGAAAACGGAGGGTCTTCGAGAGGATCCGGCGGCGGAGACTCCCCCACCGCCGCCCTGCTCTGGACCTACGCGTTTCCGGACGCCGTAACAACGATCGGTATGCCGACAGACGGGTCCGCCGTGGCGTTCGGCACCGCGGGCGGTGAGATCGGCCTCCTCAACAGCAGCGGCACGCTGCTCTGGACCCATCAGTCCGGCGCTCCGGTCACGGGGGTCGGCATTACCGCCGGGGGAAGCACCATCGCGGCAGGGGCCGGGGACCGCGTCATGATGCTTGATGCCGGCGGCCGAGTCCTCTGGTCGATGGGCGCAGGGAGCAAGGTGCTCGGGGTCGGCATCTCTCCAGACGGGAAGTACTGCGTTGCAGGGACCGAAGCAGGGGATGTTCTTCTCATCAACAGCAGGGGAGGCCTCCTCCGGAAGATTTCGCTTGGGAGCGCCGTCACCGCAGTCGCAGTCGGTTCGGACGGTGCGTTCGTGGCGGCGGGTACCGATGACGGCAGCATTCATCTGCTGAATTTCCGGGGAGACGTGCTCTGGACGTATGATGCAGGCAGCGCCGTGCAGAGCGTCTCGATCGCAGACGGAGGGTCCGCCGTCGCCGGAACCGCCGGCTCCAAGGTCTTCCTCCTCGACAACGCTGGAGAGGGAGGCCCGGTGTGGATGAGCGACGGCCCGATCTGCACAGTCCGCCTCGACCCCCACGGCTCCGTGATCGGTGCCGGGACGGACGGCGGGTACGCCCACCTGCTGAGCAGTGCCGGAGCCCGGATCTGGGAGTATGGTAAGGTCCGGAGCCCGGAGGGGGAGAACTCCGCAGTCACCGCGGTCGCGTTCTCATCACCGGCCGACTATCTGGCCGTCGGCTCCGATAACGGGAACGTCTACTACTTCTCCTTCTCCTCGAGGACCCCGCCGACCGTGCTTCCGGAGCCGCAAACGGTCGCCCCGGAGCCTGCTCAGACGGCAACGGCCGTTCTCCGGGAGCAGGCCGCATCAAGGGCCGCCGCCGCAGCGGAGGGCATGACGCCGCAGGAGGCGCCCGGGTTCTCTGCCGCCGTCGGCCTCGGAGCCGTAGCAATTGTCGCCGCCTTGCGGCGCAAGAACTGA